A stretch of DNA from Paenibacillus sp. FSL W8-0186:
GCGTGGCTGGCTATGCATACTGGCACATCGGCGGCGAGACGCCGGATGTTTGGACAAGCCTGAGCAATGCGGAACGTTATTCCACGTACTTATTTCATTCATTCGATTTATAAAAAAGAGCCATTCCCTGTAACAAGGGAATGGCTCTCGTGTTTGATTATACTCCAAAGGATTCGGGATTTTCCCGCCAGGATTGAAGCAGGGATAAATCATCCGGCTTCACGATGCCCTTCTCGATCGCGACTTCAATAAGCGCTCCATAGTTGGACAACGTCTGTAAGGGAAATCCCGCCTCCTTGAACGCTTGCGTCCCCTTATCCAGCTGATAGCTAAAGATGGCCAGCACGGCCAGCGGTTCAGCACCCGCCTCGCGTACAGCTTGTGCCGCTTTGATCGAGCTGCCGCCAGTCGAGATCAGATCCTCGATGACAACGACCTTCTGCCCAGGTTTGACCAAGCCTTCAATCAAATTTTCCTTGCCGTGGCCCTTCGCCTTGTCGCGAACATAAATCATCGGCAACCCAAGCTTTTGGGAGACGAAGGCCGCATGGGGAATCCCCGCCGTAGCCGTACCCGCAATGACCTCTGCCTGTGGATAAGTGCTGCGAATTATGCCTGCAAACGATTCGGCAATGAGATCGCGGATTTCCGGATAGGACATCGTCAGGCGGTTGTCGCAATAAATCGGTGACTTGAGGCCCGAAGTCCAAGTAAAGGGCTGGTGCGGCCGAAGAGCGACCGCCTCAATGTCCAGCAATTTCCCTGCTACCTCTAAAGCGATTTGATTTGTATTTACCATGCTTCCTTCATCTCCTCTATAATAAGCTCGGCAGCGCGCCGCGGATCTTTGGCTTCCGTAATCGGCCGTCCGACAACGATGTAATCCGTCCCTTGACGCATCGCGTCCCCGGGGGTAAGCGTCCGGAACTGGTCTCCGGCTGCGCTGCCTGCCGGGCGGATGCCCGGCGTTACCGTTTTGAAGCTGTTCCCGCAATGCTTCTTAATCGCCTGTACCTCGAGCGGGGAGGCGACAACTCCATGCAATCCTGCTTGTTTGGCCAAGGACGCATAAGCGACAACTGCGTCCTCCATCGTTCCAGGTATGCCGATTTCCCGATTCAAGGTCTCCTGACTCGTGCTCGTAAGCTGAGTGACCGCAATGATCGTGGGCATAGCCAGCGACGGGTCGCCGGCCAGAGCAGCCTCAGCGCCGGCCAGAGCGGCAGCCATCATTTTCAACCCTCCAGCAGCATGTACATTGAACATGTCTACGCCGAGCCGGGTTACGCTGTTGGCTCCGCCCCTCACGGTATTCGGAATGTCATGCATTTTTAAATCCAAGAACACCCGATACCCCCGCTTCTTCAGTTCCCTTACAAAATCAGGACCAACTGCATAGTACAACTGCATCCCGACCTTCACGTAACAAGGGATGCCTTCCAGTTGAGTGATGAGCCCCCGCGCCTCTTCCGCAGTCGGATAGTCGAGCGCAACCATGAGGCGCCCGGCAGCTTGTTCAAATGTACTCATTTAATGTCCCCCCGTCATACTTGCGGCTCCGAAGCCTAAAGCTTCCGGAGCCGCGTAAATTTCTGAATTGCTCAATTATATAGATCTTACAGGACCGGCATCGCTTGGGACGAGAAGTTAATCGTCTCGAGCATGTTAAGCAGCGCGCGTACCGTATCCAGCGAGGTCATGCAGACGATACCGTTCTCGACCGCTTCCCGGCGAATGCGGAAGCCATCACGCTCCGGCTCTTTGCCTTTGGTCAGCGTATTGATAACGAAATGGGCTTCCCCGTTGCGGATCAGATCCAGAATATTCGGGGATCCTTCGCTTAGTTTATTAACCGTTGTAACATGGATATTGGCTTCCTGTAACGCGGCAGCCGTACCGCCCGTCGCCAGTATTTTGTAGCCAAGTTTCGAGAAGCCCCGAAGAATTTCCACGGCCTCCTCTTTATCTTTATCCGCGATTGTCGCAATAATCGCACCCGTAGTTGGAATTTTCATGCCTGCGCCGACAAGCCCTTTATACAGCGCTTTGGCATACTGCGGATCGCGTCCCATAACCTCGCCCGTCGATTTCATTTCAGGACCCAGCGTCGGCTCCACGCGGCGAAGCTTCGCGAAGGAGAAGACTGGAACCTTAACGGATACGTATTCAGCCTCAGGCCATAGTCCGTCTGTATATCCTAGATCCTTCAGCTTGGCGCCGAGAATACACTGCGTAGCTAGGTTGGCCATCGGAATGTTCGTCACTTTGCTCAGGAACGGAACCGTCCGGGAAGAGCGCGGATTGACCTCGATCACGTAAACCTCGTTGTTGTAAATAACGAACTGGATGTTAACGAGACCCACCGTTTTCAGTTCACGAGCAATTTTAATCGTGATGTCAGCAATTTTATTCTTCAATTCGTCAGATACATGCTGCGGCGGATATACCGCGATGGAGTCTCCAGAGTGCACGCCCGCTCTCTCGATATGCTCCATGATCCCCGGAATGAGCACCGTCTCGCCGTCGCAGATCGCATCGACCTCGACCTCTTTGCCGAGCATGTAACGGTCGATAAGCACCGGATGCTGCGGATTGATGTTGACGGCCTCCTCCATATATTTCAGCAGTTCTTGGTCAGAGTATACGATTTCCATGGCGCGTCCGCCGAGCACGTAGGATGGGCGGACAAGTACTGGATAGCCTAGCGATTGCGCCGTGCCTACAGCTTCATCCACGGAGGTTACCGTGCTGCCTTTAGGCTGGGCGATTTGCAGTCTGGACAGCAGTGCCTCGAACTTCTTCCGGTCCTCAGCCTCATCGATGCTCTCCAGCGATGTTCCGATAATGCGCACTCCAGCAGCCTGAAGCGGTGCCGCCAGGTTAATCGCGGTTTGGCCCCCGAATTGGACGATTACGCCAACCGGCTTCTCCTCTTCAATAACGTTCATGACATCCTCGAAGAAGAGCGGTTCGAAATAGAGTCGGTCGGACGTGTTGAAGTCCGTCGATACCGTCTCCGGGTTGTTGTTAATAATGACCGCTTCATAGCCAGCCTTCTGAATCGCCCAGACGGCATGCACTGTGGAGTAGTCAAATTCGATGCCTTGGCCGATCCGGATCGGTCCGGAGCCAAGCACAACGATTTTTTCTTTTTTCGTCTGCACAACTTCGTTCTCGGTCTCGTAAGTAGAGTAGTAATATGGAGTGGATGCTTCAAACTCCGCTGCGCAGGTGTCTACCATTTTGTATACCGGGCGCAGGTTGTGCTCTTTGCGGAAGTGAGTCACGCTCTCTTCCGTCAAATGCGTTCCCCCTGGCTGGCCCGCCGCCCGCAGCTCAGCGATGGCCCGGTCTGTAAAGCCAAGGCGTTTAGCCTCATATAGTGTTTCGTAGGTCAACGATGGCTCGGATGCAATCTTATGCTCGAATTGCACGAGGCGCTCAATTTTATCCAGGAACCACCAGTCGATTTTCGTTAAATCTTGAATTTGCTGCAGCTTGTAGCCGCGGCGGAACGCTTCGGCAACCAGGAACAGCCTCTCATCATCGGCCTGAACGAGCCGCTGATCGAGCGTCTCTTGGCTCAGTTGTTCCGTGCCTTTCAAGTACAAGCGGTGCGTGCCGATTTCCAGGGAGCGAACGGCTTTATGGATCGATTCTTCAAATGTCCGGCCGATTGCCATAACTTCGCCTGTCGCCTTCATTTGCGTTCCCAGCTTGCGGTTCGCATGAATGAATTTATCGAACGGCCAGCGCGGAATTTTGCTGACGATATAGTCGAGCGTCGGCTCGAAGCAAGCGTAAGTCTGCCCTGTAACCGGGTTGACGATTTCGTCCAGCGTGTAGCCGAGCGCAATTTTAGCGGCCATTTTCGCAATCGGGTAGCCCGTTGCCTTGGAAGCCAGAGCGGAAGAGCGGCTTACACGAGGGTTAACCTCGATAACATAATATTGGAAGCTTTGCGGATCAAGCGCGAACTGTACGTTACATCCGCCTTCGATGTTCAATGCGCGGATGATTTTAAGCGATGCGGAGCGCAGCATTTGATACTCGCGGTCCGACAGAGTCTGGCTTGGAGCCAGAACGATGCTGTCGCCGGTATGTACGCCGACAGGATCAAAGTTCTCCATGTTACATACGACGATGCAGTTATCGTTAGCGTCGCGCATTACCTCGTATTCGATTTCCTTCATGCCGGCGATCGATTTCTCAATCAGGCATTGCCCGATCGGGCTGTAGCGGATCCCGGATGCAACCGTCTCCTTCAGTTCTGCTTCCGTCG
This window harbors:
- the pyrE gene encoding orotate phosphoribosyltransferase codes for the protein MVNTNQIALEVAGKLLDIEAVALRPHQPFTWTSGLKSPIYCDNRLTMSYPEIRDLIAESFAGIIRSTYPQAEVIAGTATAGIPHAAFVSQKLGLPMIYVRDKAKGHGKENLIEGLVKPGQKVVVIEDLISTGGSSIKAAQAVREAGAEPLAVLAIFSYQLDKGTQAFKEAGFPLQTLSNYGALIEVAIEKGIVKPDDLSLLQSWRENPESFGV
- the pyrF gene encoding orotidine-5'-phosphate decarboxylase, with the translated sequence MSTFEQAAGRLMVALDYPTAEEARGLITQLEGIPCYVKVGMQLYYAVGPDFVRELKKRGYRVFLDLKMHDIPNTVRGGANSVTRLGVDMFNVHAAGGLKMMAAALAGAEAALAGDPSLAMPTIIAVTQLTSTSQETLNREIGIPGTMEDAVVAYASLAKQAGLHGVVASPLEVQAIKKHCGNSFKTVTPGIRPAGSAAGDQFRTLTPGDAMRQGTDYIVVGRPITEAKDPRRAAELIIEEMKEAW
- the carB gene encoding carbamoyl-phosphate synthase large subunit, producing MPINKDLKKILVIGSGPIVIGQAAEFDYAGTQACQALKEEGVEVVLINSNPATIMTDTNMADKVYIEPITLEFVTQIIRQERPDGLLPTLGGQTGLNMAVELARAGVLEQENVKLLGTQLTSIEKAEDRDLFRELMRELEQPVPESTIITTVEEALRFADEIGYPVIVRPAYTLGGTGGGICATEAELKETVASGIRYSPIGQCLIEKSIAGMKEIEYEVMRDANDNCIVVCNMENFDPVGVHTGDSIVLAPSQTLSDREYQMLRSASLKIIRALNIEGGCNVQFALDPQSFQYYVIEVNPRVSRSSALASKATGYPIAKMAAKIALGYTLDEIVNPVTGQTYACFEPTLDYIVSKIPRWPFDKFIHANRKLGTQMKATGEVMAIGRTFEESIHKAVRSLEIGTHRLYLKGTEQLSQETLDQRLVQADDERLFLVAEAFRRGYKLQQIQDLTKIDWWFLDKIERLVQFEHKIASEPSLTYETLYEAKRLGFTDRAIAELRAAGQPGGTHLTEESVTHFRKEHNLRPVYKMVDTCAAEFEASTPYYYSTYETENEVVQTKKEKIVVLGSGPIRIGQGIEFDYSTVHAVWAIQKAGYEAVIINNNPETVSTDFNTSDRLYFEPLFFEDVMNVIEEEKPVGVIVQFGGQTAINLAAPLQAAGVRIIGTSLESIDEAEDRKKFEALLSRLQIAQPKGSTVTSVDEAVGTAQSLGYPVLVRPSYVLGGRAMEIVYSDQELLKYMEEAVNINPQHPVLIDRYMLGKEVEVDAICDGETVLIPGIMEHIERAGVHSGDSIAVYPPQHVSDELKNKIADITIKIARELKTVGLVNIQFVIYNNEVYVIEVNPRSSRTVPFLSKVTNIPMANLATQCILGAKLKDLGYTDGLWPEAEYVSVKVPVFSFAKLRRVEPTLGPEMKSTGEVMGRDPQYAKALYKGLVGAGMKIPTTGAIIATIADKDKEEAVEILRGFSKLGYKILATGGTAAALQEANIHVTTVNKLSEGSPNILDLIRNGEAHFVINTLTKGKEPERDGFRIRREAVENGIVCMTSLDTVRALLNMLETINFSSQAMPVL